A stretch of the Thalassotalea euphylliae genome encodes the following:
- the prsK gene encoding XrtA/PEP-CTERM system histidine kinase PrsK translates to MNWVAITGYGAASLAYLVFFFLLIVIRKKSLIAVLIASSVLFTLVATVTGFVQVYYSNSLKPVLLAENVKLLSLIIFLFAARARLTAWSQLLQQPWLLKYVVSLIVLSAVTWVLAHQTELGSNSLFLLFLVLNLFVIVLLEQLYRNAESREKWMLWPLVISLGVITVVDFIIFAQASMLDQLDFNFWYARGYVIALGMPFFLVSARRIKDWSVDVFVSREVVFYSSMILIAGGYLLTLSFAGYALKLFGGEWGNVLSISFAALGMAVLAALLLTEKLRREVKVFITKHFFANKYDYRIEWLRSIEQIEASESEDSYQTSLKVICSSIDAPGGCLIKKTADHHFKVVSTINMDMQVDEQLHENLMTIADFCHQSGWIIDVQEYLFVEDAYQGLSLELTVLREANVDLIIPVIHNNEIWGLFMLARGKNQTFLNWEDRDLLFAVTKQLSNFISLNEANSKLAESKQFEAFHRMSAFLVHDLKNIQGQLALINSNVSKHRDNPAFVDDVFETVLSATERLNKVLQQLRNKQHSEHRNQNVLLSSLVDKVLAQRNINKPSVDVQIDGELNIEVNEELSPVLNHIVQNAQEATDDEGWVKVQIASKNNKVEVIVSDNGIGMSESFIKHRLFKPFDTTKGNAGMGIGVFEAKQFVESQGGTISVTSEEHKGSTFILNIPCA, encoded by the coding sequence ATGAATTGGGTTGCTATTACTGGCTATGGCGCGGCGTCGCTTGCTTATTTAGTCTTTTTCTTTTTACTTATTGTTATTCGAAAGAAGTCACTCATCGCGGTGTTGATTGCCAGCAGCGTACTCTTTACTTTGGTTGCTACCGTCACAGGTTTTGTTCAAGTTTATTATAGTAACTCGCTGAAGCCGGTTTTGCTTGCAGAAAATGTTAAATTATTAAGCTTAATCATATTTTTGTTTGCGGCTCGTGCGAGGTTAACTGCATGGTCACAGTTACTTCAACAGCCTTGGCTGCTCAAGTATGTAGTGAGTCTAATAGTATTATCAGCAGTTACTTGGGTTCTTGCTCATCAAACAGAGCTCGGCAGTAACTCGCTCTTTTTATTATTTCTCGTCTTAAATCTATTTGTCATTGTGCTCTTAGAGCAGCTTTATCGTAACGCCGAATCACGAGAAAAATGGATGCTGTGGCCATTAGTGATTTCGCTTGGCGTAATTACGGTGGTTGATTTTATTATCTTTGCGCAAGCCTCAATGCTCGACCAGCTTGATTTTAATTTTTGGTATGCACGAGGGTATGTTATTGCACTAGGTATGCCATTTTTCTTGGTTAGTGCTCGCCGTATTAAAGACTGGTCTGTTGATGTTTTTGTTTCGCGCGAAGTCGTTTTTTACAGCTCAATGATATTAATCGCCGGTGGCTACTTACTTACGCTGTCATTCGCAGGCTACGCGTTGAAATTGTTTGGTGGTGAATGGGGCAATGTGCTCAGTATCTCTTTTGCGGCACTTGGAATGGCTGTACTGGCAGCCTTGCTGCTAACTGAGAAGCTACGTCGTGAAGTTAAAGTTTTTATTACCAAACATTTTTTTGCCAATAAGTATGACTATCGCATTGAGTGGCTTCGCTCTATTGAGCAAATTGAAGCAAGTGAAAGTGAAGACAGCTATCAAACATCGTTAAAAGTTATTTGTTCATCGATCGATGCACCTGGCGGTTGTTTAATTAAAAAAACTGCGGATCACCACTTTAAAGTAGTCAGTACCATCAATATGGATATGCAAGTTGATGAACAGTTACATGAAAATTTGATGACTATTGCTGATTTTTGCCATCAGTCTGGCTGGATCATCGATGTGCAAGAGTATCTTTTTGTTGAGGATGCGTATCAGGGGTTATCACTTGAGTTAACTGTACTTCGGGAAGCCAATGTTGATTTGATTATTCCTGTAATTCATAACAATGAAATATGGGGATTGTTCATGTTGGCTAGAGGCAAAAATCAAACATTCCTCAATTGGGAAGATCGCGACTTGCTGTTTGCGGTCACTAAGCAGCTAAGCAATTTTATCTCGTTGAATGAAGCGAACAGTAAGCTCGCCGAATCTAAACAGTTTGAAGCTTTTCACCGAATGTCGGCATTCTTGGTACATGATCTTAAGAATATTCAGGGCCAACTAGCTTTGATCAACAGCAATGTTTCGAAACATCGTGATAACCCTGCTTTTGTTGATGATGTATTTGAAACCGTGTTATCAGCCACAGAGCGGCTTAATAAAGTGCTTCAACAACTGCGTAATAAACAACATTCTGAACATAGAAATCAAAATGTTTTGTTGTCGTCTTTGGTCGATAAAGTGCTCGCACAAAGAAATATAAATAAACCTAGTGTTGACGTTCAAATTGATGGAGAATTAAACATCGAAGTAAATGAAGAGCTTAGCCCTGTTTTAAACCACATCGTGCAAAACGCGCAGGAAGCGACAGACGATGAAGGTTGGGTGAAAGTGCAGATCGCTTCTAAAAATAATAAAGTAGAGGTCATTGTTAGCGATAATGGCATAGGTATGAGTGAGTCATTTATCAAGCACCGTTTGTTTAAGCCCTTCGACACAACTAAAGGTAACGCTGGCATGGGTATTGGCGTGTTTGAGGCGAAGCAATTTGTTGAGTCTCAAGGTGGAACAATTTCGGTGACGAGTGAAGAACACAAGGGAAGTACCTTTATATTGAACATACCATGTGCGTGA
- a CDS encoding nucleotidyltransferase domain-containing protein: MSIKITPLIKFLSTPTEVGAWRPEQWQQLIEQSYYTGMLARVYAMLIKRQLFCHVPNEMKWHFESANKVFIAHRDDAVREVEKINNTLGMVGITPVYLKGSAYLLEKLTCSEGRLFSDIDVFVKKEELKAAEEILGWNGWQVKSLDEHDQKYYRDWMHELPPMVNTKTGMTLDLHHHLLPIVSRVSFNSDKLLEIDTENKHSTNTLCNEDKVLHSIIHLLLDGEFNHGFRDIHDIYLMLIEFQQRDDDFQMRLCQRAEALNVSFLLYYSLRLQQAFFSFQVDAFVMKNLESGLPSKTIANRIVNAFTTVLNPDLKVRQNSKYKWASLCLFVRSHWLKMPINILLPHLTYKAFAGVFKKKDEATISL; this comes from the coding sequence ATGAGTATAAAGATAACTCCTCTGATTAAATTTCTTAGCACTCCCACTGAAGTGGGAGCTTGGCGACCTGAACAGTGGCAACAATTGATTGAGCAAAGCTATTATACGGGCATGCTAGCTCGAGTATATGCCATGCTTATTAAGCGACAATTGTTCTGTCATGTGCCGAATGAAATGAAATGGCACTTTGAGTCAGCAAATAAAGTTTTCATTGCTCATCGCGACGATGCGGTAAGGGAGGTTGAAAAAATTAACAATACGTTAGGTATGGTAGGCATCACACCTGTTTATTTAAAAGGCAGTGCGTATCTGCTGGAAAAGCTCACTTGTAGTGAAGGTAGATTGTTCTCAGATATCGATGTATTTGTTAAAAAGGAAGAGCTCAAAGCGGCAGAAGAAATACTTGGTTGGAATGGTTGGCAAGTCAAGTCACTTGATGAGCATGACCAAAAGTACTACCGAGACTGGATGCATGAGCTACCGCCGATGGTGAACACCAAAACTGGTATGACATTAGACCTTCATCATCATTTATTACCAATTGTTAGCCGAGTTTCATTTAACTCAGATAAGTTATTGGAAATTGACACCGAAAATAAGCATAGCACCAACACATTGTGTAATGAGGATAAAGTACTTCATAGCATAATTCACTTGTTACTTGATGGTGAGTTTAATCATGGCTTTCGTGATATTCATGATATCTATCTGATGCTAATTGAATTTCAACAAAGAGATGATGATTTTCAAATGCGACTTTGTCAGCGTGCTGAAGCGCTGAATGTTAGCTTTCTTCTGTATTATTCTCTTAGGTTGCAACAAGCCTTTTTTTCATTTCAAGTGGATGCATTCGTTATGAAAAATCTAGAGTCAGGGTTGCCATCAAAAACTATTGCTAATCGAATAGTTAACGCATTTACTACCGTGTTGAACCCTGATCTAAAAGTGAGGCAAAACTCTAAATACAAATGGGCGTCACTGTGCTTATTTGTGCGCTCTCATTGGTTAAAGATGCCGATTAATATCTTGCTGCCACACTTAACATATAAAGCATTTGCTGGAGTATTTAAGAAGAAAGATGAGGCAACTATATCATTGTAG
- a CDS encoding HprK-related kinase A: MIIKDLPEKELICQLTTAGLRFEAGSYAVKLSSNIVSVARGIKKLYRNAAIVDGMVDFNVSLQRSSGIRGLLKPQVQFSFNGIEPFSPLPCAQAFPLFEWGLNWCVTSHDHRYLIIHAAVVEKNGKALILPGSPGAGKSTLCAALVELGGWRLLSDELTMVNINDSYIHPNPRPISLKNQSIDLIKSYIGNDPFSSVVKDTIKGSVAHVRAPSESLKAKSELAIPSIVVYPKFQRNIENRLNELSKGESFMRLAENSFNYNVLANDGFCALGKLHDQVECFSFHYDGNLEYAIRVMDSLVE, from the coding sequence GTGATTATCAAAGATTTACCAGAGAAAGAGTTAATTTGTCAATTAACAACAGCTGGATTGAGATTCGAAGCAGGATCTTACGCGGTTAAACTTTCGTCTAACATAGTAAGTGTTGCACGAGGTATTAAAAAGCTTTATCGCAATGCCGCCATTGTTGATGGAATGGTTGATTTTAATGTTTCTTTGCAACGATCGTCAGGTATTCGTGGGCTTCTGAAGCCACAAGTTCAATTCAGCTTTAATGGAATAGAGCCTTTTAGTCCATTACCATGCGCCCAAGCCTTCCCGCTATTTGAATGGGGGCTGAATTGGTGTGTGACGAGTCATGATCACCGATATTTGATTATTCATGCCGCTGTCGTCGAAAAAAATGGTAAGGCGTTGATTCTTCCTGGCAGTCCTGGAGCCGGAAAAAGCACATTGTGCGCAGCCTTGGTCGAATTAGGCGGCTGGCGCTTATTATCTGATGAACTCACTATGGTAAATATAAATGATTCATATATTCACCCCAACCCCAGACCAATCAGTCTAAAAAATCAGTCTATTGATTTGATTAAATCTTATATTGGCAATGATCCTTTTTCTTCCGTAGTTAAAGATACTATAAAAGGCTCAGTTGCCCATGTCAGGGCTCCTTCTGAAAGCCTTAAAGCAAAAAGTGAATTGGCGATTCCGTCAATTGTTGTTTACCCAAAGTTTCAACGTAACATTGAAAATAGACTAAACGAACTCTCTAAAGGTGAGAGCTTTATGAGACTAGCTGAGAATTCTTTCAATTATAATGTGTTAGCTAACGATGGATTTTGTGCCTTAGGCAAACTCCACGACCAAGTGGAATGTTTTAGTTTTCATTATGACGGTAATTTAGAGTATGCGATTAGAGTAATGGACTCTTTGGTGGAATGA
- a CDS encoding UDP-2,3-diacylglucosamine diphosphatase, which produces MKQHHRTVWLSDIHLGCKDCKADLLLDFLQYNTMDTLYLVGDIVDFWALKRQFMWPESHNCLLHALYQKSLDGTHVVYLPGNHDEIIKPYANMLFGKIEIKKRLVHTTAQGKQLLVLHGDDFDGEVCLGKWQAWLGDKLYDVLLWLNRNLDHCRRMRGFHYWSLAAYIKKRIKKANEAIARYRDATLKEVARNNLDGVVCGHIHHPEIVEQNGLLYCNDGDWIESCSALTENAYGELNLCYWTTMQPKLTVVSMAS; this is translated from the coding sequence ATGAAGCAACATCATCGCACGGTTTGGTTATCTGATATTCACCTAGGCTGCAAAGATTGCAAAGCAGACTTGCTGCTCGATTTTCTTCAATATAACACCATGGACACACTCTACCTAGTGGGTGATATTGTTGATTTTTGGGCATTAAAGCGTCAGTTTATGTGGCCAGAAAGCCACAACTGTTTGCTTCACGCCTTGTACCAAAAGTCACTTGATGGCACACATGTGGTCTATTTACCAGGCAACCACGACGAAATCATTAAGCCATATGCCAATATGCTATTCGGCAAAATCGAAATTAAAAAACGCCTTGTGCACACTACAGCACAAGGTAAGCAACTATTGGTATTACACGGTGATGACTTTGATGGCGAAGTTTGTTTGGGTAAATGGCAAGCTTGGCTTGGCGACAAACTTTATGATGTGCTGCTCTGGCTAAACCGCAACCTCGATCATTGTCGCAGAATGCGTGGCTTTCATTATTGGTCGCTGGCCGCTTACATTAAAAAACGCATTAAAAAAGCAAACGAAGCCATCGCCCGCTATCGTGACGCAACACTTAAGGAAGTTGCCCGAAATAATTTAGATGGCGTGGTATGTGGCCATATCCACCACCCCGAAATTGTTGAGCAAAATGGCTTGCTATATTGCAATGACGGTGACTGGATTGAAAGCTGCAGCGCCCTTACTGAAAATGCGTATGGAGAACTTAATTTATGCTACTGGACAACAATGCAACCTAAGCTGACCGTTGTCTCTATGGCGAGTTAA
- a CDS encoding GNAT family N-acyltransferase, with translation MFRVDDVVAQNLPTLNDKPWLAKPVKAALRGLLHEKEFLDFEQRYPHLTGLDFVEQVLNMFNISYSVRDSERENIPSTGRVVIIANHPIGSLDGLALIKMVADIRRDVKVIVNSLLMNIKPLSPMLLPVNNMGGKTPKENLQAIHEHLAQDSAIIVFPAGEVSRIRPAGVRDTRWHAGFLKFAQAAKAPIVPVYIKAKNSAAFYGVSMMYKPASTLLLVNEMFKQQQKDIPMRIGKQIPFDSYHGMPLDIKTKTKLFKKHLYRLKNNKADIFQTQSAIAPIEDRKVLKKAIKQCEYLGTTQDGKGIYLHRAVENDPIMREVGVLREIAFRMVGEGSNLRRDIDKYDSHYFHLILWDNEELEIVGAYRLADTQAVLDQQGLSGLYTHSLFELTEQMSPYLTQGLELGRSFVQPKYWGKRSLDYLWYGIGAFLQKYPHYRYLFGPVTMSNALPQSAKELLVYFYQLYFGADREIAPSRSPFTLNQPAMEQLKSQFVGDDYKADFAKLKHLLANMGTSVPTLYKQYSELTEAGGVKFIDFGVDKDFNDCIDGLVLLDITQLKRKKRERYLGENE, from the coding sequence ATGTTTCGAGTTGATGATGTAGTTGCACAAAACCTACCCACACTTAATGATAAGCCTTGGTTAGCAAAACCCGTAAAAGCAGCCTTAAGAGGCTTGTTGCACGAAAAAGAGTTCTTAGATTTCGAGCAAAGATATCCTCACCTCACCGGCTTAGATTTTGTTGAACAAGTGCTGAATATGTTCAATATCAGCTATTCAGTACGTGATTCAGAGCGTGAAAACATCCCCTCGACAGGACGAGTCGTTATCATAGCCAATCATCCTATTGGCTCGCTCGACGGCCTTGCACTGATCAAAATGGTTGCCGATATTCGCCGTGACGTCAAAGTAATAGTTAACAGCTTGCTGATGAACATCAAACCGCTCAGCCCGATGTTATTACCTGTTAACAATATGGGCGGTAAAACTCCCAAAGAAAACTTGCAAGCTATTCACGAGCACCTAGCGCAAGACAGCGCTATTATTGTGTTTCCAGCTGGCGAAGTGTCGCGTATTCGCCCAGCTGGTGTTAGAGATACCAGGTGGCACGCTGGCTTTCTAAAATTTGCACAAGCGGCGAAGGCTCCCATCGTACCTGTTTATATCAAGGCGAAAAATTCAGCGGCCTTTTATGGCGTTTCTATGATGTATAAACCGGCATCAACTTTGCTCCTAGTCAACGAAATGTTTAAACAACAGCAAAAAGACATCCCGATGCGCATTGGGAAGCAAATTCCATTTGATAGCTACCATGGTATGCCGCTTGATATTAAAACCAAAACGAAGCTGTTTAAGAAGCACTTATACCGTTTAAAAAATAATAAAGCCGATATATTTCAAACACAAAGCGCGATCGCCCCGATTGAAGATAGAAAAGTGCTGAAAAAAGCCATTAAGCAATGTGAATACCTTGGCACCACTCAAGATGGCAAAGGAATCTACTTACATCGCGCAGTTGAGAATGACCCGATCATGCGAGAAGTAGGTGTACTGCGTGAAATTGCCTTTCGTATGGTCGGCGAAGGTAGCAACTTACGACGTGATATCGACAAATACGACAGCCACTATTTCCACTTAATTTTGTGGGACAACGAGGAGCTAGAGATCGTCGGCGCCTATCGCCTAGCAGACACGCAAGCGGTACTTGATCAGCAAGGGTTATCCGGTTTATACACTCACTCGCTCTTTGAACTAACAGAACAAATGTCACCTTATTTAACACAAGGTTTAGAGCTTGGTCGCAGCTTTGTACAACCTAAGTACTGGGGTAAGCGCAGCCTAGATTATTTATGGTATGGCATCGGGGCTTTCTTGCAAAAGTACCCACATTATCGCTATTTGTTTGGGCCAGTAACCATGAGTAATGCACTGCCGCAATCGGCCAAAGAACTGCTAGTGTATTTCTATCAATTGTACTTTGGTGCAGACCGCGAGATCGCGCCGTCGCGATCTCCATTTACTTTAAACCAGCCAGCGATGGAACAGCTAAAGTCACAATTTGTCGGCGATGATTACAAAGCGGATTTCGCCAAACTTAAACACCTACTTGCTAATATGGGAACAAGCGTACCAACACTTTATAAACAATACAGTGAATTAACTGAAGCTGGCGGAGTGAAATTTATCGACTTTGGCGTCGACAAAGACTTTAACGACTGTATTGATGGTTTAGTATTGCTAGATATCACTCAACTTAAACGAAAAAAACGCGAGCGCTATCTGGGTGAAAACGAATAA
- the dapE gene encoding succinyl-diaminopimelate desuccinylase — translation MSLSSLKFSLSEHYLLFEHIENLVNRPSITPMDAGCQDYIGEVLRRLGFKTHQFTDNGVANLVATLGEGDTKIAFSGHTDVVPAGDEDNWRTDPFIATLKGDEIIGRGIADMKGGIAAMLAAIEATINRINTQKNTFLVLITSDEEGEAEFGTKSIVEHLAAHDLLPDYCIVGEPTASHKTGDVIKVGRRGAISAELTISGRQGHAAYPQFADNAAHTAADIASWLNHLSWDEGSDDFPGTSLQITGIDTGRWTDNIIPGQSKLCFNIRYSHVYSEHSIVQRIEDGLRQIQKTIAIEWLRPCHPYLTEVVDDKQNLIGVVEQAIYQVTKRFPRLSTSGGTSDGRFIAQTGCQVVELGVPNCTIHQVNERVKISDLQQLQAIYQTLLVRLMGID, via the coding sequence ATGTCTCTTTCGTCACTAAAATTTTCTTTATCTGAACACTATTTACTGTTTGAACATATTGAAAATTTAGTTAATCGCCCCTCGATAACGCCGATGGATGCTGGTTGTCAGGACTACATTGGTGAGGTTTTGCGTAGGCTAGGTTTTAAAACACATCAATTTACCGATAACGGTGTCGCTAATTTAGTCGCGACATTAGGGGAAGGTGATACGAAAATTGCTTTCTCCGGTCATACCGATGTGGTGCCTGCTGGCGATGAAGATAACTGGCGCACCGACCCGTTTATTGCAACGTTAAAAGGTGATGAGATTATTGGTCGCGGTATTGCCGATATGAAGGGGGGAATCGCCGCGATGCTCGCGGCAATAGAAGCCACAATTAATCGCATTAATACACAAAAAAACACGTTTTTAGTATTGATCACTAGCGATGAAGAAGGCGAAGCTGAATTTGGCACAAAATCGATAGTAGAGCACTTAGCGGCACATGATTTATTGCCTGATTACTGTATTGTCGGTGAACCTACGGCCAGCCATAAAACAGGTGATGTGATCAAAGTTGGGCGGCGTGGTGCAATTTCTGCCGAATTGACCATTAGTGGCCGGCAAGGTCATGCTGCTTACCCCCAATTTGCTGATAATGCCGCACATACGGCGGCAGATATTGCCTCTTGGTTGAATCACTTATCTTGGGATGAGGGGAGCGATGATTTTCCAGGTACAAGTTTGCAAATTACCGGCATTGATACTGGTCGTTGGACTGACAATATCATTCCTGGCCAAAGTAAATTGTGTTTCAACATTCGCTATAGCCATGTTTACAGCGAACATAGCATAGTGCAACGAATAGAGGATGGCTTACGCCAGATACAAAAAACGATCGCGATTGAATGGTTGCGCCCTTGCCATCCTTACTTGACTGAAGTGGTGGATGATAAGCAGAACTTAATTGGCGTGGTCGAACAAGCGATTTATCAAGTAACCAAGCGTTTTCCAAGGTTATCGACTTCAGGTGGTACTTCTGACGGGCGCTTTATCGCTCAGACTGGTTGTCAGGTTGTTGAATTAGGTGTGCCAAATTGCACAATTCATCAAGTTAACGAGCGTGTAAAAATTTCTGACCTGCAACAACTACAAGCAATCTATCAAACGTTATTGGTACGCTTGATGGGCATTGATTAA
- a CDS encoding ketoacyl-ACP synthase III, protein MSADTFAENSALQNTATYAEITGWGKCVPPAELTNDDLATFVDTSDEWITTRTGIKSRRISHVNTAELAALAAKRAMAAAGISPEEVDLVALATSCPDTIVPNTASKVQQLIGAKNAAAFDLNSACTGFLYALQNATAQVRSGMIKKAVVIGAERMSWWVNWALRETAVLFGDGAGAVVIEASDKPAGLVHAKLGCDSEARDILEIRGFGTDMDRYENPPSALDVHFMGPDIFKRAVRAMGQGSETVLKQAQLNVEDIDLLVPHQANLRIIASLQKQFKLTDDQVMVNIHNYGNTSAATVPIALCEAVESGRVKPGANIMTAAFGAGLTWGAGYIKWGERVTPVSTCDEELPANDKSAKELLSIAIKHCLNQ, encoded by the coding sequence ATGTCTGCAGACACTTTCGCTGAAAACAGTGCCCTACAAAATACCGCAACCTATGCCGAGATTACCGGCTGGGGTAAATGTGTACCACCAGCTGAATTAACTAATGATGATTTAGCTACATTTGTTGATACCAGCGATGAGTGGATCACCACACGTACCGGCATTAAATCGCGTCGCATTTCACATGTAAATACTGCTGAATTAGCAGCGCTTGCCGCAAAGCGTGCTATGGCAGCGGCCGGTATTAGCCCAGAAGAAGTTGACTTAGTTGCTTTAGCTACCTCATGTCCAGATACCATAGTGCCGAATACAGCTTCTAAAGTGCAGCAATTGATTGGCGCTAAAAACGCCGCAGCGTTTGATTTAAATTCAGCCTGTACTGGCTTTTTATATGCGCTGCAAAATGCGACAGCACAAGTACGCTCAGGCATGATCAAAAAAGCGGTTGTTATTGGTGCTGAACGCATGAGCTGGTGGGTAAACTGGGCGCTGCGTGAAACCGCAGTTTTATTCGGTGATGGTGCAGGCGCAGTCGTGATTGAAGCTAGCGATAAACCAGCAGGATTAGTCCACGCTAAGCTCGGCTGTGATTCAGAAGCTAGAGATATTCTTGAAATTCGCGGTTTTGGTACTGATATGGATCGTTACGAAAACCCACCGTCAGCCTTAGATGTGCACTTTATGGGGCCTGACATTTTTAAACGTGCTGTACGTGCAATGGGACAAGGCTCTGAAACCGTGCTTAAACAAGCACAGCTTAATGTTGAAGATATTGACCTTTTAGTCCCGCACCAAGCAAACTTGCGCATCATCGCATCCCTACAAAAACAGTTTAAGCTAACTGATGATCAGGTCATGGTAAATATCCACAACTACGGCAACACATCGGCGGCTACGGTGCCAATTGCACTTTGTGAAGCCGTTGAATCTGGTCGTGTAAAACCTGGCGCGAATATTATGACAGCTGCATTTGGTGCGGGTTTAACATGGGGTGCAGGTTATATTAAGTGGGGCGAGCGCGTGACACCAGTGAGCACCTGTGATGAAGAGCTGCCAGCCAACGATAAGTCAGCGAAAGAGTTACTGTCGATTGCAATTAAGCACTGCCTTAACCAATAA
- a CDS encoding single-stranded DNA-binding protein: MSRSRHQLCQVTLLGNLVAKPEIRYQANPVLAVTELTLATTHRWQDKQQQTKEWTSYHQIKVVGNAVEEAIAQANKGDLLLVSGYLATNSINRSEIVHATTVEHFAKGFTPNINQVICSAELVSNVELVTSERGQPLAHFNVAISHRAYSEQKQQLIDHNITRTVQVWGHTASQLHQQASLGANLVIEGRLTYANDAEKTQQITAKSVHVLLK; this comes from the coding sequence ATGTCTAGATCTCGCCATCAGTTATGTCAGGTAACCTTACTGGGCAACCTAGTCGCTAAGCCTGAAATTCGCTATCAAGCGAATCCCGTACTTGCTGTTACAGAGTTAACACTGGCGACAACTCATCGATGGCAAGACAAGCAGCAACAAACCAAAGAGTGGACCAGCTACCACCAAATCAAAGTTGTTGGTAATGCTGTTGAAGAGGCGATCGCACAGGCCAATAAAGGAGACTTGCTGCTGGTAAGTGGTTACCTAGCAACAAATTCAATCAACCGCAGTGAGATTGTTCACGCAACAACTGTTGAGCACTTTGCGAAAGGTTTTACTCCCAATATTAACCAAGTAATTTGCAGTGCAGAACTGGTTTCAAACGTAGAATTAGTCACCAGCGAACGTGGTCAACCCCTCGCACATTTTAATGTCGCCATCTCGCACCGAGCCTATAGCGAACAAAAGCAACAACTTATAGATCACAACATCACTCGAACAGTACAAGTTTGGGGGCACACCGCTAGCCAACTTCATCAACAAGCGAGCTTGGGTGCAAACTTAGTAATTGAAGGGCGACTCACTTATGCTAACGACGCTGAAAAAACACAGCAAATTACCGCCAAAAGCGTTCACGTGTTACTCAAATAA